In Georgenia soli, a genomic segment contains:
- a CDS encoding maleylpyruvate isomerase family mycothiol-dependent enzyme, translating to MIDDAARLIGREWAAFLELLGGSSWDSPTRLAGWTVEDLARHVHWGMTLEADALEIAAGSDDGHVDGHGGAVHGGTSVGERRAAGVDLEGPRDQIVPALRRARARLLAALAAVPTEPGTVLPMPYGDVPLELGLQVFVMEAAVHRSDLAHAVGADGLLAPDAHAAAATVLQAFWPALAAAAVATPPPGTAFLLRGTTVRVEVEYDGAGWGPPSGPPAVVVSGDDDAVLLAGYGRVPMDAAPVRVEGDRALARRLKEFVPGP from the coding sequence GTGATCGACGACGCGGCACGACTGATCGGGCGGGAGTGGGCCGCCTTCCTCGAGCTCCTCGGGGGAAGTTCCTGGGACTCGCCGACGCGGCTGGCGGGGTGGACGGTGGAGGACCTGGCGCGTCACGTGCACTGGGGCATGACGCTCGAGGCCGACGCCCTCGAGATCGCCGCGGGCAGCGACGACGGGCACGTCGATGGCCACGGCGGCGCGGTTCACGGCGGCACGTCGGTCGGTGAACGACGTGCGGCGGGGGTCGACCTCGAGGGGCCCCGCGACCAGATCGTCCCGGCGCTGAGGCGTGCGCGGGCGCGTCTCCTTGCGGCCCTCGCCGCGGTACCGACGGAGCCGGGCACGGTGCTGCCCATGCCTTACGGGGACGTCCCGCTCGAGCTGGGACTGCAGGTCTTCGTCATGGAGGCGGCGGTGCACCGCAGCGACCTCGCCCACGCCGTCGGGGCCGACGGCCTCCTCGCCCCGGACGCGCACGCCGCGGCGGCGACGGTGCTGCAGGCTTTCTGGCCCGCGCTCGCGGCGGCCGCCGTCGCCACGCCGCCGCCCGGCACCGCCTTCCTGCTGCGCGGGACGACGGTGCGGGTCGAGGTCGAGTACGACGGCGCCGGCTGGGGCCCGCCGTCCGGGCCGCCCGCCGTCGTCGTCAGCGGTGACGATGACGCGGTCCTGCTCGCCGGGTACGGGCGCGTGCCGATGGACGCGGCTCCGGTCAGGGTCGAGGGGGACCGGGCGCTGGCGCGGCGCCTGAAGGAGTTCGTCCCGGGGCCGTGA
- a CDS encoding protein NO VEIN domain-containing protein, with product MAINEWWAGDPEQRYWMEITDRSDLGADLFAPTADGSGRPYWGYELLTYVQPGDVVLHWHKSLAGEPGIVGWSQATGSYEDTDIEWQARGTVGRASGSLAPRPAWRMPLLNFMLLPDPVLITDVRSHDAELRQILAELETEHDGGSLYFPFGFSDKRELRAQQTYFVKMPREVLEVLGLDELERVPRPAPSPSRQGGKADKRGDSGYIADSAVRSAIEWHAVNLAVEAYISLGYEVEYTGASKPYDLLVTQGSDVRRVEVKGTSGAAKTVELTIGEVDNSRETTPTDLYVVDGIQWWREADGTVQTDGGDTRWWTDWVAADSSLKATRFRYFLPSGG from the coding sequence ATGGCGATCAATGAGTGGTGGGCGGGCGATCCAGAGCAGCGGTATTGGATGGAGATCACGGACCGATCCGATCTCGGTGCCGACCTATTCGCACCGACGGCCGACGGTTCCGGTAGGCCATATTGGGGTTACGAGCTCCTTACATACGTTCAGCCTGGCGACGTAGTCCTGCACTGGCACAAATCCCTCGCCGGTGAGCCAGGCATCGTGGGATGGTCCCAGGCGACCGGCTCCTACGAGGACACCGACATTGAGTGGCAGGCAAGAGGCACCGTCGGCCGAGCGTCAGGGAGCCTGGCCCCCCGTCCCGCCTGGCGAATGCCCCTTCTGAATTTTATGCTGCTGCCTGACCCGGTGCTCATCACCGACGTGCGGTCACACGACGCCGAGCTCCGCCAAATTCTTGCCGAATTAGAGACCGAGCACGATGGCGGCTCGCTCTATTTTCCATTCGGCTTCAGCGATAAGCGCGAACTCCGCGCTCAACAGACCTACTTCGTGAAAATGCCACGCGAGGTGCTGGAGGTCCTGGGTCTTGATGAGCTGGAGCGCGTCCCCCGTCCGGCCCCCTCCCCCAGCCGGCAAGGAGGGAAGGCGGACAAGCGAGGAGATAGCGGCTACATCGCGGACTCCGCAGTAAGGAGCGCAATCGAGTGGCACGCCGTGAACCTCGCCGTTGAGGCTTACATCTCGCTTGGCTACGAAGTCGAGTACACGGGTGCGTCGAAGCCTTACGACTTGCTCGTGACCCAGGGCTCTGACGTACGCCGCGTGGAGGTCAAAGGAACCTCGGGCGCTGCGAAGACGGTGGAGCTGACCATCGGTGAGGTCGACAACTCACGCGAGACCACGCCTACCGATCTGTACGTGGTCGACGGCATTCAGTGGTGGAGAGAGGCCGACGGCACGGTGCAGACGGATGGTGGCGACACCCGCTGGTGGACCGACTGGGTTGCAGCTGACTCCAGCCTGAAAGCGACGCGCTTCCGCTACTTCCTTCCGTCGGGCGGTTAG
- a CDS encoding ATP-binding protein: protein MIPRLPSRYEDLDPAFRGRLRPNRPLLELVQRAKAAMAISGGIRFLPIFGRSGSGKSSAARELATHLPETKVLELSRSAIVSEATLLQEIRDARGRRNRPELLIAVIDQYEENVAEKSAVPTQFVERLSLLDRGDLKDVPVLFLWLTTSRDFQAALAAATSRNERILLQRDFELAGPLPEEWAEIVEETFAFHNQEQPLADFEVLRENIEQIADHAATLGATIEGVGDLLAQQMSRMQDLSQYQVVMLWPVTDGLRITRVAGFTNARDGYKLDWNAFYRELNEDDRRTLPLTELNRARLYFDVRLVPIAAADLYHLCRDLDNPDFEPSPSYLGRFQKSHFFSIVTENWDPSTYGPLRERESERAKQARAWYDGGVTNQPTQLGKRIAKCLRMLDIQAEHERTIKSPYATVRADVAVDRPDSQQSTCIVELKAFSSEGTRPSSIKDAIRTTLKRHAQFAGFLARQ from the coding sequence GTGATCCCGCGGCTCCCTTCCCGATATGAAGACCTCGACCCCGCCTTCAGAGGGCGGCTGCGACCCAACCGTCCATTGCTAGAGCTGGTGCAGCGAGCGAAGGCCGCCATGGCGATCTCAGGGGGGATCCGCTTTCTTCCCATCTTTGGTCGCAGCGGATCAGGCAAGAGTTCAGCAGCGCGCGAGCTTGCCACCCACCTCCCGGAGACGAAGGTGCTGGAGCTGTCACGATCCGCCATCGTCTCCGAGGCCACCCTGCTGCAGGAGATCCGCGACGCGCGCGGTCGCCGGAACCGGCCAGAGCTCCTTATCGCAGTCATCGATCAGTACGAGGAGAACGTCGCCGAGAAGTCCGCAGTCCCCACTCAGTTCGTTGAGCGGCTCAGTCTTCTTGATAGGGGCGACCTCAAGGACGTGCCGGTCTTATTCCTGTGGCTAACCACCAGCCGCGACTTTCAGGCGGCCCTCGCCGCTGCCACCAGCCGCAATGAGCGCATCCTGCTTCAGCGCGACTTCGAGCTCGCGGGGCCTTTGCCGGAGGAGTGGGCCGAGATCGTCGAGGAGACCTTCGCATTTCACAACCAGGAGCAGCCGCTCGCGGACTTCGAAGTGCTCCGCGAGAACATCGAGCAGATCGCTGACCATGCAGCAACCCTCGGCGCGACCATCGAAGGAGTAGGCGATCTCCTCGCACAGCAGATGTCGCGGATGCAGGACCTCTCCCAGTACCAGGTGGTCATGCTTTGGCCAGTCACCGACGGGTTGCGCATCACCCGCGTCGCCGGTTTCACGAACGCGCGTGACGGCTACAAGCTTGACTGGAACGCCTTCTATCGCGAGCTCAACGAGGACGACCGCCGGACGCTCCCGCTGACCGAGCTTAATCGTGCGCGGCTGTACTTTGATGTTCGCTTAGTCCCGATTGCCGCCGCTGATCTGTATCACCTTTGCCGAGACCTCGATAACCCGGATTTTGAGCCCAGTCCCTCGTACCTCGGGCGGTTCCAGAAGTCGCACTTCTTCTCCATCGTCACCGAGAACTGGGATCCGTCGACCTATGGACCCCTTCGCGAGCGCGAGTCCGAGCGAGCGAAGCAGGCTCGCGCCTGGTACGACGGCGGTGTCACGAACCAACCGACACAGCTTGGCAAAAGGATCGCGAAGTGTTTGCGGATGCTCGACATCCAGGCCGAGCACGAGCGCACCATCAAGTCCCCCTACGCCACCGTGCGCGCAGACGTCGCCGTCGACCGGCCAGACAGCCAGCAGTCGACCTGCATCGTCGAGCTAAAGGCGTTCAGTAGCGAGGGCACCCGCCCGTCCTCGATCAAGGACGCCATCCGGACCACCTTGAAGCGACACGCGCAGTTTGCGGGATTCCTGGCTCGTCAGTAG
- a CDS encoding AAA family ATPase: protein MAERQLSVATAPFTKTAHWRQSTITWSGLKAWMGDPGDSKESGGYLLGELRKTTVDHVDRAGCTALHRRKGSVVSRCVLALDADSATPELVERVKALGVATLVHTTWSHTPDEPRYRILILLDRDVSPEEYRLLARAVMKALGIEQFDTSCEQAERFMFRPATQDPDAYQHWTFDGDPLDVGSWLARQLDRLLDEPDAAPEPAERRSAPVTASAEYAAHVRGVIAWTLGKLDELRDLPNGFTVSWPGAKAPDKEPGEVGWDYGAYLAAQRLVQASNSGIGYSLEDAKRDFTKHAPPADDRYDPEHKWEDAVAFVGDQGTPYQSAAEEFDAVEADEPSSADVNGVRERFARLDLYQLLDPNRPEREWVVHDLVPAGTAVAIVAPAGVGKSLLLLAMALDIARGKPDFAGLVIPQARRVLIVDMENTADDYAERLSSLGITRDNVADLDDRFVLIDLPPLAALDTAEGGRELMSILDAYDIGPGDVVVLDSFQRVTEGKENDSDTARAFYRHTGAVLKKRGVTVVRTDNTGKDAEKGARGTSSKRDDVDLELLLTRDADDPGRLYLKPGKSRLAGIASLTLTQGHDEDGWLIYTASSNPWRAKVDHALQVLAGLDLPSDASQRDTEKAVKGAGHKVPRAALREALKLRRELAGDDQ, encoded by the coding sequence GTGGCTGAGCGCCAGCTGTCCGTCGCGACCGCACCGTTCACCAAGACCGCCCACTGGCGGCAGAGCACCATCACCTGGAGCGGCCTCAAGGCGTGGATGGGCGACCCCGGCGACTCCAAGGAGTCCGGCGGCTACCTGCTGGGGGAGCTGCGGAAGACCACCGTCGACCACGTCGACCGAGCTGGCTGCACCGCGCTCCACCGCCGCAAGGGGTCCGTCGTCAGCCGGTGCGTGCTGGCCCTCGACGCCGACAGTGCCACGCCTGAGCTGGTGGAGCGCGTCAAGGCGCTGGGCGTGGCGACGCTCGTCCACACCACGTGGAGCCACACGCCCGACGAGCCGCGCTACCGCATCCTCATCCTGCTGGACCGCGACGTGTCTCCCGAGGAGTACCGGCTGCTGGCCCGAGCGGTGATGAAGGCTCTCGGCATCGAGCAGTTCGACACGAGCTGCGAGCAGGCCGAGCGGTTCATGTTCCGGCCCGCCACGCAGGACCCCGACGCCTACCAGCACTGGACGTTCGACGGTGACCCGCTGGACGTGGGGAGCTGGCTCGCTCGTCAGCTCGACCGGCTGCTGGACGAGCCTGACGCAGCTCCCGAGCCAGCGGAGCGGCGGAGTGCCCCGGTGACCGCCAGCGCCGAGTACGCCGCTCACGTCCGTGGCGTCATCGCCTGGACGCTCGGCAAGCTCGACGAGCTCCGAGACCTGCCCAACGGGTTCACCGTGTCGTGGCCCGGTGCCAAGGCACCCGACAAGGAGCCGGGCGAGGTCGGCTGGGACTACGGCGCGTACCTGGCCGCACAGCGGCTGGTGCAGGCCAGCAACTCTGGCATCGGCTACTCGCTGGAGGACGCCAAGCGCGACTTCACGAAGCACGCTCCGCCCGCTGACGACCGCTACGACCCCGAGCACAAGTGGGAGGACGCCGTGGCGTTCGTCGGAGACCAGGGGACGCCGTACCAGAGCGCGGCGGAGGAGTTCGACGCGGTGGAGGCCGACGAGCCGAGCTCGGCGGACGTGAACGGCGTCCGCGAGAGGTTCGCCCGGCTGGACCTGTATCAGCTTCTCGACCCCAACCGCCCTGAGCGCGAGTGGGTCGTCCATGACCTCGTCCCTGCCGGCACGGCGGTCGCCATCGTGGCACCGGCAGGCGTGGGCAAGTCGCTGCTGCTTCTCGCGATGGCGCTCGACATCGCACGTGGGAAGCCCGACTTCGCTGGGCTTGTCATCCCGCAGGCGCGGCGCGTGCTCATCGTCGACATGGAGAACACCGCCGACGACTACGCCGAGCGGCTGTCGAGCTTGGGCATCACCCGAGACAACGTCGCCGACCTGGACGACCGCTTCGTCCTTATCGACCTGCCTCCGCTCGCCGCGCTCGACACGGCGGAGGGTGGCCGCGAGTTGATGTCGATCCTCGACGCCTACGACATCGGCCCTGGGGATGTGGTCGTCTTGGACAGCTTCCAGCGGGTCACCGAGGGCAAGGAGAACGACTCCGACACAGCGCGCGCCTTCTACCGCCACACCGGAGCCGTGCTCAAGAAGCGCGGCGTGACCGTAGTCCGAACGGACAACACGGGAAAGGATGCCGAGAAGGGCGCTCGTGGCACCTCCTCCAAGCGCGACGATGTGGACCTGGAGCTGCTGCTCACCCGTGATGCCGACGACCCCGGACGGCTCTACCTCAAGCCGGGCAAGTCGCGCCTCGCAGGGATCGCCTCGCTGACCCTGACGCAGGGGCATGACGAGGACGGCTGGCTCATCTACACCGCGTCGAGCAACCCGTGGCGGGCCAAGGTCGATCACGCGCTGCAGGTGCTGGCCGGGCTGGACCTTCCGTCCGACGCTTCCCAGCGGGACACGGAGAAGGCCGTCAAGGGTGCCGGGCACAAGGTGCCCCGCGCCGCGCTCCGAGAGGCGCTGAAGTTGCGGCGGGAGCTGGCAGGAGACGACCAGTGA